A stretch of the Acidilobus sp. 7A genome encodes the following:
- a CDS encoding amidase: MEVGDALERARRLADLNAVVTLNDKAEVEARAAERRGLRPVPIAVKDIIYTKGLRTTMGSRLFKDYVPTYDASVVARLKRAGLIIIGKTNTHEFASGATTTSSVFGPTRNPLDKERIAGGSSGGSAAAVAAGIVDVAIGTDTAGSVRIPASLCGVIGFRPSSGSTPKRGVFPLSPTFDEVGILASSIDAVEEVFKVIAGRKGRRAEARRQLRLGVPEGLIMAERDVERAFYDIVTRLNASSVKMPLTEGRGREAFTVIRLSEASAVHLPFKDVWGEYFPDVRRLIERGLTYRAVDYVGALEVMRRAREEFMKVMRDLEALLLPSTAVPAPRIDEVLGREDGPIRDLLTGNSWLAPLVGAPAISLPLMRVGGLPVGLQVIGKPGQDLELIDVARALLNAV; the protein is encoded by the coding sequence TTGGAGGTAGGGGACGCCTTAGAAAGGGCGAGGAGGCTTGCCGACCTGAACGCTGTCGTGACGCTAAACGACAAGGCGGAGGTCGAGGCTAGGGCCGCCGAGAGGAGGGGGCTAAGGCCTGTCCCCATAGCCGTGAAGGACATCATATACACCAAGGGCCTCAGGACCACCATGGGCTCCAGGCTCTTCAAGGACTACGTGCCGACCTACGACGCCAGCGTGGTAGCTAGGCTGAAGAGGGCAGGCCTCATTATAATAGGCAAGACCAATACGCATGAGTTCGCCTCAGGTGCGACTACGACTTCTTCTGTCTTTGGACCCACTAGGAACCCACTTGACAAAGAAAGGATAGCAGGCGGCAGCAGCGGGGGAAGCGCGGCGGCTGTGGCTGCCGGCATAGTTGACGTGGCCATAGGCACCGACACCGCCGGCTCTGTAAGGATACCCGCGTCCCTCTGCGGGGTCATCGGATTCAGGCCGTCCAGCGGCTCAACGCCGAAGAGGGGCGTGTTCCCGCTCTCGCCCACCTTCGACGAGGTTGGCATACTTGCGTCGAGCATTGATGCCGTCGAGGAGGTTTTCAAAGTGATAGCTGGCAGGAAGGGGAGGAGGGCTGAGGCGCGCCGCCAGCTGAGGCTGGGGGTCCCTGAAGGGCTCATAATGGCTGAGAGGGACGTTGAGAGGGCCTTTTATGATATAGTCACAAGGCTTAACGCGAGCTCTGTTAAGATGCCCCTCACAGAGGGCAGGGGAAGGGAGGCCTTCACCGTGATAAGGCTGTCTGAGGCCTCGGCGGTGCACCTACCATTTAAGGACGTGTGGGGGGAGTACTTCCCTGACGTCAGGAGGCTCATTGAGAGGGGGCTAACCTATAGAGCTGTTGACTACGTGGGCGCCCTAGAGGTTATGAGGAGGGCCAGGGAGGAGTTCATGAAGGTGATGAGGGACCTGGAAGCCCTCCTGCTGCCGTCAACTGCGGTGCCGGCGCCGCGCATAGACGAGGTGCTTGGGCGTGAGGATGGGCCTATAAGGGACCTGCTCACAGGCAACTCGTGGCTTGCCCCACTGGTGGGGGCGCCAGCGATCTCGCTGCCACTTATGAGAGTCGGCGGCCTGCCCGTCGGTCTACAGGTTATTGGGAAGCCTGGGCAGGACTTGGAGCTAATCGACGTGGCCAGGGCACTACTTAACGCTGTATAA
- a CDS encoding isoaspartyl peptidase/L-asparaginase — MEMPVRLTSPAIIIHGGAGAWRNADVNAVKRAIEEALSRGLEASRTGSSVEMVVEAVASMEDSGVFDAGVGSVLDLSGRVTMDAAVMRGSDLRAGAVAAVTYAKNPVRLAKVVLERTPHVMIVGGWADELARKVGLEPFPGPSSRSVERWRQLKESGGDGDELAKRWIELARQLGLDTVGAAALDSQGTLAAAVSTGGVIMKFPGRVGDSPVVGAGLYADKLSAFVATGVGEYIISLGLSLRASIVYSMTRDIVSAVESQVRLITEAFGAGTAGLIGIDYQGNAWGSANTNAMPWGVADRGRSLVLGMP; from the coding sequence ATGGAGATGCCAGTAAGGCTGACAAGCCCTGCCATAATAATTCACGGGGGCGCTGGCGCCTGGAGGAACGCCGACGTAAATGCCGTGAAGAGGGCTATAGAGGAGGCCCTCAGCAGGGGCCTTGAGGCCTCCAGGACGGGCAGCAGCGTTGAGATGGTTGTCGAGGCCGTCGCGTCAATGGAGGACTCAGGAGTCTTCGACGCGGGAGTGGGCTCCGTGCTTGACCTCAGCGGCCGCGTCACCATGGACGCAGCTGTCATGAGGGGCAGCGACCTGAGGGCTGGAGCGGTGGCAGCAGTGACCTACGCTAAGAACCCCGTCAGGCTTGCAAAGGTCGTGCTTGAGAGGACTCCTCACGTCATGATAGTTGGGGGCTGGGCTGACGAGCTTGCCAGGAAGGTCGGGCTTGAGCCTTTCCCAGGCCCAAGCAGCAGGTCGGTCGAGAGGTGGAGGCAGCTCAAGGAGAGCGGAGGCGATGGCGACGAGTTAGCTAAGAGGTGGATCGAGCTCGCGAGGCAGCTGGGCCTTGACACGGTGGGCGCCGCGGCCCTTGACTCGCAGGGCACGCTGGCGGCCGCCGTCAGCACTGGCGGCGTCATAATGAAGTTCCCGGGCAGAGTGGGGGACTCGCCGGTAGTCGGGGCCGGCCTCTACGCTGACAAGCTCTCAGCCTTCGTGGCCACGGGCGTCGGGGAGTACATAATCTCCCTTGGCCTAAGCCTCAGGGCCTCCATAGTTTACTCGATGACGAGGGACATAGTGAGCGCTGTGGAGTCCCAGGTAAGACTTATCACAGAGGCGTTTGGCGCTGGGACGGCCGGCCTCATAGGCATTGACTACCAGGGAAACGCGTGGGGGAGCGCCAATACAAACGCAATGCCATGGGGCGTGGCTGACAGGGGCAGGTCGCTGGTGCTTGGCATGCCTTGA
- a CDS encoding ABC transporter ATP-binding protein: protein MSQGKEPIVVVKGLRLAYYTRRGVYRALNGVDLEIYRGEVLGVAGESGCGKSTLGLTIMGLIPRNAAVTDGQVLVDSFDVVEPLRNYFKRAKKFRPDKNEDVLKKLHKKMMNVRGVKMSMVFQEPMTSLNPVLPVGFQIAEVLLQHNPALLAKRRLARAKATKDDVKSVLGYLKSNDYSGLREYAKAKGLEGLDDQAISIWRRRDVHDAVKELRVLSLCCEKLNPLVKGPLESVAKANRVPRNPLASRLVRRELLKEGYVKAAEFLGLLGMPEPEKVVRMYPHELSGGMRQRVAIAAAMVNNPELVILDEPTSALDVTVQAQILELLNELKEDIGAAYMFISHDLSILYQVSDRVAIMYAGKVVEVGPKDAVFKEPKHPYTQMLLEAVPTIEPHELKGIKGEVPDLRNPPSGCMFHPRCPFAMPVCRTKEPPTVDLGGGHKVACWLYAEGAR, encoded by the coding sequence ATGAGCCAGGGCAAGGAACCCATAGTTGTTGTAAAGGGCCTCAGGCTCGCCTACTACACGAGGAGGGGCGTCTATAGGGCGCTTAACGGCGTTGACCTAGAGATATACAGGGGCGAGGTCCTGGGGGTTGCCGGCGAGAGCGGCTGCGGCAAGAGCACGCTGGGGCTCACCATAATGGGCCTCATACCTAGGAACGCCGCCGTCACTGATGGCCAGGTGCTGGTCGACAGCTTTGACGTGGTAGAGCCGCTCAGGAACTACTTCAAGAGGGCTAAGAAGTTCAGGCCTGACAAGAACGAGGACGTATTGAAGAAGCTTCACAAGAAGATGATGAACGTAAGGGGCGTCAAAATGTCCATGGTGTTCCAGGAGCCCATGACTTCCTTGAACCCAGTCCTGCCCGTGGGCTTCCAGATAGCGGAGGTTCTGCTTCAGCACAACCCAGCCCTGTTGGCCAAGCGCAGGCTCGCAAGAGCCAAGGCTACCAAGGATGACGTAAAGAGCGTCTTGGGCTACTTGAAGTCTAATGACTATAGCGGCCTCAGGGAGTACGCGAAGGCCAAGGGGCTTGAAGGCCTTGACGACCAGGCAATATCGATTTGGAGGAGGAGGGACGTCCATGATGCTGTAAAAGAGCTCAGGGTACTAAGCCTCTGTTGCGAGAAGCTTAACCCGCTCGTGAAGGGGCCGCTGGAGTCCGTAGCTAAAGCTAACAGAGTTCCAAGGAACCCGCTGGCGTCGCGCCTGGTAAGGAGGGAGCTGCTTAAGGAGGGCTACGTCAAGGCAGCGGAGTTCCTCGGCCTCCTCGGCATGCCCGAGCCCGAGAAAGTGGTCAGAATGTACCCGCATGAGCTCAGCGGCGGCATGAGGCAAAGGGTTGCAATAGCTGCCGCAATGGTAAACAACCCTGAGCTCGTGATTCTCGACGAGCCCACAAGCGCACTTGATGTGACGGTGCAGGCCCAGATACTTGAGCTCCTGAATGAGCTGAAGGAGGACATAGGGGCGGCGTACATGTTCATCTCCCACGACCTGAGCATCCTCTACCAGGTCTCAGACAGGGTAGCGATAATGTACGCTGGGAAGGTAGTTGAGGTGGGGCCAAAGGATGCCGTCTTCAAGGAGCCAAAGCACCCCTACACCCAGATGCTGCTGGAGGCAGTGCCTACGATAGAGCCCCACGAACTCAAGGGCATAAAGGGCGAGGTGCCAGACCTAAGGAACCCGCCGAGCGGCTGCATGTTTCACCCCAGGTGCCCATTCGCCATGCCTGTATGTAGGACCAAGGAGCCGCCCACGGTTGACCTAGGGGGCGGCCACAAGGTAGCATGTTGGCTCTACGCAGAGGGGGCGAGGTGA
- a CDS encoding ABC transporter permease, with the protein MKRLIYYIPTLIGLTVMVFALIHVGGPTKLLAMYINPRLTGPAKLQQIKELEEEFHLNQPIYVQYFYWLAAVLRGNLGYTTTSAFSGTVTEAIEIFFPNTALLAVFAGILTWIIGIPLGTWSAVRRDKPDDVAIRVISYGLYGMPPYLLALALILIFAVYLKVLPISGTVSSTILAGLSWYRNGITYPTHVLLIDALIHGDWSVALSAFLHLLLPSFTLALGVMAGVINILRASMLEVLDQDYVRFARSKGLPEGIVIRRHARPTAMFPVYTNFAYTVAGMLSGVVVIEYIFNYPGIGYWLTQAMIDNDMGGIMAGTLLFGLIFITVSLVLDIVFALKDPRVRLG; encoded by the coding sequence GTGAAGAGGTTAATTTACTATATACCTACACTTATAGGGCTCACGGTCATGGTGTTTGCACTTATCCACGTAGGTGGACCCACGAAGCTTCTCGCAATGTATATAAATCCCAGGCTAACAGGCCCAGCGAAGTTGCAGCAGATAAAGGAGCTTGAGGAGGAGTTCCACCTGAACCAGCCCATTTATGTTCAGTACTTCTACTGGCTCGCGGCAGTGTTAAGGGGCAACTTGGGCTACACCACGACCTCGGCGTTCAGCGGCACAGTGACAGAGGCCATAGAGATATTCTTCCCGAACACGGCACTTCTGGCAGTCTTCGCCGGCATACTGACGTGGATAATTGGCATACCGTTGGGCACGTGGTCAGCTGTGAGGAGGGACAAGCCTGACGACGTGGCAATAAGGGTTATATCATATGGTCTCTACGGAATGCCCCCCTACCTCTTAGCACTTGCGCTGATACTAATATTCGCCGTCTACCTTAAAGTGCTACCCATATCAGGTACTGTCAGCTCAACCATTCTGGCTGGTCTCAGTTGGTACAGGAACGGCATAACGTATCCAACGCACGTGCTCCTCATAGACGCGCTTATACATGGGGACTGGAGCGTGGCCCTGAGCGCATTCCTACACCTACTGCTTCCCTCGTTCACCCTGGCGCTTGGGGTTATGGCCGGCGTCATAAACATATTGAGGGCCTCCATGCTTGAGGTCCTGGACCAGGACTACGTTAGGTTCGCCAGGTCCAAGGGCCTCCCGGAGGGCATCGTAATAAGGAGGCACGCCAGGCCAACGGCCATGTTCCCAGTTTACACCAACTTTGCATATACAGTGGCCGGCATGCTGAGCGGAGTCGTAGTTATAGAGTACATATTCAACTACCCAGGCATAGGGTACTGGCTGACTCAGGCAATGATAGATAACGACATGGGCGGCATAATGGCGGGGACGCTGCTCTTCGGGCTTATCTTCATAACTGTTAGCCTTGTCCTTGACATAGTCTTTGCCCTTAAGGACCCCAGGGTGAGGCTGGGATGA
- a CDS encoding ABC transporter substrate-binding protein has protein sequence MSGRHIRGTSSRSSISTTALAAIIVVIVVVAAVGGYLAYVSSRHHVVTTTTTTTTTTTSTPTITPTTTTTTTTTTTTTTSTPSMSPAAVSSYTTTAGAPISLTVSAFKPSPGSYLLIYTGNGSIINTTQGYANLYYKYPGHYLVYYAVYSNGQLVGSSQGNLIEVLVTPPQFNESYAQLVTVPVITLVSPTTPVVSVGQAINLSAGFLQPPSGVNMTIEEYVWDFGNGTTLTIPSVNGTGYAVQVWLTGSGNTTYLEPKERFVSVSYSSPGLYAVSLTVVTENITTGATYSYTAYYTIAVSSPTMPFSLFRPLISVPNPGTIVVAENVPGGPYSFDPDIDYESVGFEVISNIYGTLIQYYGANTTKFIPELAEYVPTVGHGINSNYTEYTFQLRPGLRASNGDPITAYDVWYSVIRDILCAGGTPGTPGWILTQYLIPNYVPFTFVVTAPNDTQGAEEIINAVSYNNATNTVTFHLAAPTSPEAFFTAVADPLGGGVLDAKWLEQVGDGINFTGLYDHNMTQLAEAFYSYEQTCNEGNYNTQVQWPSGQSAGFTGPYYVAVYTPGQSVVLKPNPYWPNNITYFPRPNTTVEIEWVKDPTTAYEIFASGQADIVTGLPSSFIPSLESLESQGQANLYEFPTLSEFFFVFTINVSQSALHSMNPSYTIPSWYFANPLVREAFAYAFNYTEYINDIVGNVKYHFNFGSPYCGVLIPGLNYYFPPSELTGCPTFNLTYAKQLLEESGFYNIKVYFPIVVSSGDTTDYTAAEMWASALHNIDPNIVAVPIYLPFSTIISDELPGQNPMAIYYLGWIADYPLASDFINAMYEQGGTYPAPDGWNVTYLEDLSSYFNASKVSWPGLNTSMEPEIGKWLWQEAMEYQQLNNMIAQADAAELANNVTAATTYYKEAEDTAINLYMYVYTIQQNYYWVVKPYMHGYMGMISWEENPMVGGAGDSWYFWWVKG, from the coding sequence ATGAGCGGTAGGCATATAAGGGGTACAAGCTCCAGGAGTTCTATCTCAACGACGGCCCTCGCGGCAATAATCGTCGTGATAGTTGTCGTGGCGGCGGTAGGGGGCTACCTCGCATACGTGAGCAGCAGGCACCACGTCGTGACGACAACCACTACAACCACAACGACCACAACTTCTACACCAACAATCACTCCAACTACAACCACGACAACCACTACAACCACAACGACCACAACTTCTACGCCAAGCATGTCGCCCGCGGCCGTGAGCTCTTACACGACGACGGCAGGGGCACCTATATCACTGACAGTGTCAGCTTTTAAGCCATCCCCAGGCAGCTACCTGTTAATCTACACAGGCAACGGGTCAATAATTAACACCACCCAAGGCTATGCAAACCTCTACTATAAGTACCCTGGCCACTACCTGGTGTACTATGCGGTCTACAGCAACGGCCAGCTCGTCGGCAGCTCGCAGGGCAACCTGATTGAGGTGCTCGTGACGCCTCCGCAGTTCAACGAGAGCTACGCCCAGCTGGTGACAGTTCCAGTGATAACCCTGGTGAGCCCTACGACGCCCGTGGTGTCCGTGGGCCAGGCCATAAACCTCAGCGCTGGCTTCCTGCAGCCCCCCTCTGGGGTCAACATGACAATTGAGGAGTACGTCTGGGACTTCGGCAACGGCACTACACTGACAATACCGTCTGTCAATGGCACGGGCTACGCTGTCCAGGTCTGGCTCACGGGCTCTGGCAACACGACCTACCTGGAGCCGAAGGAGAGGTTCGTGAGCGTTTCATACAGCTCCCCAGGGCTATACGCCGTGTCGCTGACTGTAGTGACAGAGAACATAACAACGGGGGCAACGTACAGCTACACAGCATATTACACAATAGCCGTCAGCTCGCCAACGATGCCCTTCTCGCTCTTCAGGCCCCTCATCTCAGTGCCTAACCCAGGCACGATAGTGGTGGCCGAGAACGTGCCAGGAGGTCCATATAGCTTCGACCCTGACATAGACTATGAGAGCGTGGGCTTTGAGGTCATATCTAACATTTACGGCACTCTCATACAGTACTACGGCGCCAACACCACCAAGTTCATACCGGAGCTGGCTGAGTACGTACCAACCGTAGGCCATGGCATAAACTCCAACTACACTGAGTACACGTTCCAGCTGAGGCCTGGTCTCAGGGCGTCAAACGGCGACCCGATAACAGCTTATGACGTCTGGTACAGCGTCATAAGGGACATACTGTGCGCAGGAGGCACGCCAGGCACCCCAGGGTGGATACTGACACAGTACCTGATACCCAACTACGTGCCCTTCACCTTCGTTGTCACTGCCCCTAACGACACCCAGGGCGCGGAGGAGATAATCAACGCAGTAAGCTACAACAACGCCACTAACACAGTCACGTTCCACCTGGCGGCACCAACGTCGCCAGAGGCGTTCTTCACAGCAGTAGCTGACCCGCTGGGCGGCGGCGTGCTTGACGCCAAGTGGCTTGAGCAGGTTGGCGACGGCATAAACTTCACCGGACTGTATGACCACAACATGACCCAGCTGGCCGAGGCCTTCTACAGCTACGAGCAGACGTGCAACGAGGGCAACTATAACACCCAGGTCCAGTGGCCCTCTGGTCAGTCAGCTGGCTTCACCGGTCCCTACTATGTGGCCGTCTACACGCCTGGCCAGAGCGTGGTCCTCAAGCCCAACCCCTACTGGCCAAACAACATAACGTACTTCCCGAGGCCGAACACCACAGTTGAAATAGAGTGGGTCAAGGACCCGACGACGGCCTACGAGATATTCGCCTCAGGCCAGGCTGACATAGTCACGGGCCTGCCCAGCAGCTTCATACCGAGCCTCGAGAGCCTCGAGTCACAGGGCCAGGCGAACCTCTACGAGTTCCCAACGCTGAGCGAGTTCTTCTTTGTATTCACTATTAACGTCAGCCAGAGCGCCCTGCACTCAATGAATCCGTCGTACACGATACCCAGCTGGTACTTCGCCAACCCGCTCGTGAGGGAGGCGTTCGCCTACGCCTTCAACTACACCGAGTACATAAACGACATAGTTGGCAACGTAAAGTACCACTTCAACTTCGGCAGCCCGTACTGCGGCGTCCTGATACCAGGGCTTAACTACTACTTCCCGCCGTCTGAGCTCACCGGCTGCCCGACGTTCAACCTCACCTACGCAAAGCAGCTGCTCGAGGAGAGCGGCTTCTACAACATAAAGGTGTACTTCCCAATAGTAGTCTCAAGCGGCGACACCACCGACTACACTGCAGCAGAGATGTGGGCCTCCGCACTGCATAACATAGACCCCAACATAGTTGCCGTGCCGATATACCTGCCGTTCTCAACAATAATATCCGACGAGCTTCCAGGTCAGAACCCAATGGCCATATACTACTTGGGCTGGATAGCCGACTACCCGCTGGCCTCAGACTTCATAAACGCTATGTATGAGCAGGGAGGCACCTACCCAGCACCTGACGGCTGGAACGTGACCTACCTCGAGGACCTCAGCTCCTACTTCAACGCGTCAAAGGTGAGCTGGCCAGGGCTCAACACAAGCATGGAGCCCGAGATAGGCAAGTGGCTGTGGCAGGAGGCCATGGAGTACCAGCAGCTCAACAACATGATAGCACAGGCCGACGCCGCAGAGCTCGCCAACAACGTGACGGCAGCGACTACCTACTACAAGGAGGCAGAGGACACGGCGATCAACCTGTACATGTACGTCTACACGATACAGCAGAACTACTACTGGGTCGTCAAGCCCTACATGCACGGCTACATGGGCATGATATCGTGGGAGGAGAACCCGATGGTTGGCGGTGCTGGCGACAGCTGGTACTTCTGGTGGGTCAAAGGTTAA
- a CDS encoding ATP-NAD kinase family protein, translated as MRGKVGLIVNPIAGMGGRAGLKGTDGEAYEKAIALGAKPVSPLRAREFIRSLRSRISLVTPEGIMGEDEALAEGLRPEVIKCVNNSTRTTAEDTVRCAELISRDVDIIVFVGGDGTARDVASSVDLSLPILGVPSGVKMYSGVFAETPSAAAAALLRFINGEAQLVKAEVLDIDEEAFRRGELRVRLYGYALVPGAPEVVTSGKEAGAHDEEELKSIAKYVRENMEPDTLYLLGPGTSVAAVAEELGVQKTILGVDAVYNGKLIGSDLNERQILELLRVYRRAKIIVSPLGGQGFLFGRGNQQLSPDVLRAVGHNNVIIISTKDKLVRLRTLRVDTGDEELNSMFRGYRRVIVGYGEEAVVLVS; from the coding sequence ATGAGAGGAAAGGTTGGGCTCATTGTAAACCCCATAGCAGGCATGGGGGGAAGGGCTGGACTGAAGGGGACAGACGGCGAAGCGTATGAGAAGGCCATAGCCCTTGGGGCTAAGCCTGTGTCCCCGCTAAGGGCTAGGGAGTTCATCAGGTCGCTGCGCTCCCGCATAAGCCTGGTGACGCCTGAGGGCATAATGGGGGAGGACGAGGCACTAGCAGAGGGACTAAGGCCTGAAGTAATAAAGTGCGTTAATAACAGTACCAGGACGACGGCCGAGGACACTGTAAGGTGCGCAGAACTCATCTCTAGAGATGTTGACATCATTGTGTTTGTCGGGGGTGACGGCACGGCCAGGGACGTTGCGAGCTCTGTCGACCTTAGCCTGCCGATCCTCGGCGTTCCCTCCGGCGTTAAGATGTACAGCGGCGTCTTTGCTGAGACCCCCTCGGCTGCGGCTGCTGCCCTCCTCAGGTTCATTAACGGCGAGGCCCAGCTAGTTAAGGCCGAAGTCCTTGACATTGACGAGGAGGCCTTTAGGAGGGGCGAGCTCAGGGTGAGGCTCTACGGCTACGCCCTCGTGCCAGGGGCGCCGGAGGTTGTGACCAGCGGCAAGGAAGCTGGCGCCCACGACGAGGAGGAGCTGAAGTCTATAGCCAAGTACGTGAGGGAGAACATGGAGCCTGACACACTTTACCTTCTCGGCCCTGGGACTTCTGTCGCGGCAGTGGCCGAGGAGCTTGGCGTCCAGAAGACCATCCTTGGGGTGGACGCCGTGTATAACGGTAAGCTTATAGGCTCTGACCTTAATGAGCGGCAGATCCTTGAGCTACTTAGGGTTTACAGAAGAGCCAAAATAATAGTGTCCCCCCTTGGCGGCCAGGGCTTTCTATTTGGGAGGGGCAACCAGCAGCTGAGCCCTGACGTGCTAAGGGCTGTTGGACACAATAATGTTATCATAATCTCGACTAAGGACAAGCTCGTGAGGCTAAGGACGCTCAGGGTGGACACCGGAGACGAGGAGCTGAACTCCATGTTTAGGGGCTACAGAAGAGTGATAGTGGGCTATGGTGAGGAGGCAGTGGTCCTAGTGTCGTAA
- a CDS encoding ABC transporter ATP-binding protein: MALRRGGEVKTMIIAGRHLKMYFPVKGVRRAYVRAVDDVNIEVAEGEIVGLVGESGSGKTTLGRMLIRLLEPTAGEVLFKIPDGELENYDAALERNDPEAASKIASKYSVLKLKGRALKGFRREVGIVFQDPYSSLDPRLTIADIIAEPMIETGFADKDKALSRVYDLLEEVQLPREFAERYPHELSGGQRQRVAIARGIATNPRFVVLDEPTSALDVSVQAEILELLKGLREKYNMAMLLITHNISVVSYMADRIYVMYAGKLMERGPKAAVIRSPAHPYTQALISSVPQVGKLMRRVVLKGDVPSLVNPPRGCRFHPRCPVSVAQCGWTADEVAEALRRLAEARYVELSDRLSIKVLDEATLVVTGVTSSELKSMVDAESDTARALKSIDSLKEEGGGVLVKLANYMEPPMRRVSEGHYASCLLINPKT, encoded by the coding sequence TTGGCTCTACGCAGAGGGGGCGAGGTGAAGACAATGATAATCGCCGGCAGACACCTTAAGATGTACTTCCCGGTCAAAGGGGTCAGGAGGGCATATGTAAGGGCTGTGGACGACGTTAACATAGAGGTCGCCGAGGGCGAGATAGTAGGCCTTGTTGGTGAGAGCGGCAGTGGCAAGACGACGCTGGGGAGGATGCTCATAAGGCTGCTCGAGCCGACGGCTGGGGAGGTGCTCTTCAAAATACCTGACGGGGAGCTTGAGAACTACGACGCGGCGCTTGAAAGGAACGACCCAGAGGCGGCCAGTAAGATAGCCTCCAAGTACTCGGTCCTAAAGCTGAAGGGCAGAGCGCTTAAGGGGTTCAGGAGAGAGGTAGGCATAGTCTTCCAGGACCCCTACTCCTCGCTCGACCCCAGGCTTACGATAGCCGACATAATAGCAGAGCCCATGATAGAGACGGGCTTTGCTGACAAGGATAAGGCGCTCTCAAGGGTCTACGACCTGCTAGAGGAGGTCCAGCTGCCAAGGGAGTTTGCTGAGAGGTACCCGCACGAGCTCAGCGGCGGCCAGAGGCAGAGGGTAGCCATAGCCAGGGGCATAGCCACAAACCCCAGGTTCGTAGTCCTCGACGAGCCCACAAGCGCACTTGACGTGTCGGTGCAGGCTGAGATACTCGAGCTTCTGAAGGGGCTCAGGGAGAAGTATAATATGGCTATGCTCCTCATAACTCACAACATATCTGTGGTCTCATACATGGCTGACAGGATATACGTTATGTACGCAGGGAAGCTGATGGAGAGGGGGCCCAAGGCCGCTGTGATAAGGTCTCCAGCGCACCCATACACCCAGGCCCTCATATCGTCTGTGCCGCAGGTAGGCAAGCTGATGAGGAGGGTCGTGCTCAAGGGTGACGTCCCTAGCCTTGTGAACCCGCCCAGGGGCTGCAGGTTCCACCCTAGGTGCCCCGTGTCGGTGGCCCAGTGCGGCTGGACGGCCGACGAGGTTGCCGAGGCCCTTCGCAGGCTGGCTGAGGCTAGGTATGTTGAGCTGAGCGACAGGCTATCAATCAAGGTCCTTGACGAGGCGACGCTCGTGGTTACAGGCGTGACCTCCTCAGAGCTAAAGTCAATGGTGGACGCCGAGTCTGACACCGCAAGGGCCCTGAAGTCAATAGATTCTCTGAAGGAGGAGGGCGGCGGCGTCTTAGTTAAGCTAGCAAACTACATGGAGCCGCCCATGAGGAGGGTCTCTGAGGGTCACTACGCCTCCTGCCTCCTGATTAACCCTAAGACGTAA
- a CDS encoding ABC transporter permease has product MIKEAVAAAIIIAVPAILVSGLRGRRSLKLLTPERKLSLSVFMSNKPAVAGLIIVLLYAADALIVQFAPWLIGLRHPYVLVPNYANPIPLPPSREHPLGTTYPGIDLLNAIIKAIRVDLGLSVAVVLPGAGIGIVIGIIATYLGGWVDDVLMRITDIFFSVPYLVLAIAVGYVLGRDLTSLIIALIVVWWPLYARYTRSVTLQVKEMTFIEAARAAGAGNAKIMFRHILPNALPPVLVQMSMDLGTIMLAIATLAFIGFLPVANFPELGYLTTLGLQYLTTAPWTVIIPGSFIVIFAVGVYLLGMGLMDVINPRRRSSL; this is encoded by the coding sequence ATGATAAAGGAGGCGGTAGCCGCCGCCATAATAATAGCGGTGCCCGCTATACTGGTTTCAGGACTTAGGGGCAGGAGGTCCCTCAAGCTTCTGACGCCCGAGAGAAAGCTTTCGCTGAGCGTGTTCATGTCCAATAAGCCTGCGGTCGCGGGCCTAATAATAGTGCTGCTTTACGCCGCTGACGCGCTCATAGTCCAGTTCGCGCCGTGGCTGATAGGCCTGAGGCATCCGTACGTTCTTGTGCCCAACTACGCGAACCCCATCCCCCTGCCGCCCTCAAGGGAGCACCCACTGGGCACGACATACCCAGGCATAGACCTACTGAATGCCATAATAAAGGCCATACGCGTTGACCTTGGTCTCTCAGTGGCAGTAGTGCTACCTGGCGCTGGCATAGGCATTGTAATAGGTATCATAGCCACTTACCTTGGCGGGTGGGTTGATGACGTGCTCATGAGGATAACTGACATATTCTTCAGCGTCCCGTACCTGGTCCTTGCCATAGCCGTGGGCTACGTTCTTGGCAGGGACTTGACAAGCCTCATCATAGCGCTCATAGTGGTCTGGTGGCCTCTCTACGCCAGGTACACGAGGAGCGTCACGCTCCAGGTGAAGGAGATGACCTTCATAGAGGCTGCAAGGGCAGCTGGCGCGGGCAACGCAAAGATAATGTTCAGGCATATACTGCCCAACGCGCTCCCGCCCGTGCTAGTGCAGATGTCGATGGACCTGGGCACAATAATGCTAGCGATTGCAACGTTGGCCTTTATAGGCTTCCTGCCGGTCGCCAACTTCCCAGAGCTGGGCTACCTCACGACGCTCGGGCTCCAGTACCTGACTACAGCGCCATGGACTGTGATAATCCCCGGCTCCTTTATAGTGATATTTGCGGTCGGCGTATACCTGTTGGGAATGGGCCTCATGGACGTGATTAACCCGAGGAGGAGGAGCTCGCTATGA